A genomic stretch from Pseudomonas sp. MUP55 includes:
- a CDS encoding alpha/beta hydrolase family protein, producing the protein MPPRNRSALPALCLSLLFTSAFSVQAEDAPAPAAEKPAERQPLLERSQAEASALERQVAQQEQQQLQAGSDSFLALWKPANSAEPQGVVIIVPGAGENADWPQAIGPLRRKLPDAAWGTLSLSLPDVNVDTLPPRVIEPPKAAVDTSSKDGSTVAKPVEQAASAEAEGTDPAVVPGADEQDKTDAKRIFDRIDAAVAFAQTQGARSVALLGHGTGAWWAARYLNEKQPAQVQKLVMVAGKTPAARQPDLLQLAPTLKVPTADVFYQDGAQDGKNALARSQAAKRGKNDGYKQVQLKALPGNDAAEQEQLYRRVRGWLSPQADKG; encoded by the coding sequence ATGCCACCTCGAAACCGTTCGGCACTGCCAGCATTGTGCCTGTCGCTGCTATTTACCAGCGCCTTTTCTGTTCAAGCCGAAGACGCGCCTGCGCCAGCGGCCGAAAAACCCGCCGAGCGCCAGCCATTGCTCGAGCGCAGCCAGGCCGAAGCCAGCGCGCTCGAACGCCAGGTGGCGCAGCAGGAGCAACAACAACTCCAGGCCGGCAGCGATTCGTTCCTGGCCCTGTGGAAGCCCGCCAACAGCGCCGAACCCCAGGGCGTGGTGATTATCGTGCCAGGTGCTGGCGAAAATGCTGACTGGCCGCAAGCCATCGGCCCGTTGCGGCGTAAATTGCCGGATGCGGCCTGGGGCACCCTCAGCCTGTCATTGCCGGACGTCAATGTGGACACTTTGCCGCCACGCGTGATCGAACCGCCCAAGGCGGCGGTCGATACCAGCAGCAAAGACGGCAGCACGGTGGCCAAACCCGTCGAACAGGCCGCCAGCGCGGAAGCCGAAGGCACCGACCCGGCGGTGGTACCGGGCGCGGATGAACAGGACAAGACCGACGCCAAGCGTATCTTCGATCGGATCGATGCGGCCGTTGCCTTCGCCCAGACCCAGGGCGCGCGCAGCGTGGCACTGCTCGGCCATGGCACCGGCGCATGGTGGGCGGCGCGTTATCTGAACGAGAAACAACCCGCCCAGGTGCAGAAGCTGGTGATGGTGGCCGGGAAGACACCCGCCGCTCGCCAACCGGACCTGCTGCAATTGGCGCCGACGCTGAAAGTCCCCACCGCGGATGTGTTCTATCAAGACGGTGCGCAGGACGGCAAAAACGCATTGGCCCGCAGCCAGGCGGCCAAACGCGGCAAGAATGACGGTTACAAGCAGGTGCAACTCAAGGCGTTGCCCGGCAACGACGCCGCCGAGCAGGAACAGCTATACCGGCGAGTTCGCGGGTGGTTGAGCCCGCAGGCCGACAAAGGCTGA
- a CDS encoding transporter substrate-binding domain-containing protein, producing MGFRFLLVIGCLCVALMANAAPAPAAPQAQLNAQQREWLALHPQLRVGVVLQAPYAQYDRRLQRLSGANVELMQWLAKALGIELTWRNFPDQEQLEAAVREGEVDMAPGLQQTPAGLRLWLFSDPYMRVPQRIVGVREGGGAVELEKLDAQSRIAVRMPSAVADYLRSTYPKLNLQGVPMERQALQLLVSQQARYAVVDEAQLSRLSGEAEFAELAVVGDIGLPQLLRVATRREWPELASILQSALRAIPARDLDQLHSRWLQPKYPRLSESMSVWKNLSLLLGLMLCASLAGLFWQRRQQRSLEHDLLAAREESAARAAGAEALRLTQFSIDQSTVGILWVNWDSHVRYANRAAEGMLGYGPGALIERPLIDFDPALSMDRWLNLWKRARASEEGAQTFATDCLRADGSILPADVSLSFLRFAEAEYLVVYLTDVTERRRYVAALLQSETQLRELSAHLETVREEEKARIAREVHDELGQMLTVLKLETSMCELAYAQLDPGLNERLNSMKRLIAQLFQLVRDVATALRPPILDAGIASAIEWQARRFEARTQIPCLVKVPEHSPVLSDAKAIGLFRILQEALTNVMRHAQAHTVELTLEVDGPDLRLTISDDGIGFVQAQGRPVSFGLVGMRERVLIMGGQLSLVSELGEGTTLSVSVPLNA from the coding sequence ATGGGTTTTCGCTTCCTGCTGGTTATCGGCTGCCTGTGTGTGGCCTTGATGGCGAATGCCGCGCCTGCGCCCGCCGCTCCCCAGGCGCAACTGAATGCGCAGCAGCGCGAGTGGCTGGCGCTGCACCCGCAGTTGCGGGTGGGCGTGGTGCTGCAGGCGCCTTATGCTCAATATGACCGCCGGCTGCAGCGATTGTCCGGGGCCAATGTCGAGTTGATGCAGTGGCTGGCCAAGGCGTTGGGCATCGAACTGACCTGGCGTAATTTTCCTGATCAGGAACAGCTTGAAGCCGCCGTGCGTGAAGGCGAGGTGGATATGGCTCCCGGTCTGCAGCAAACCCCGGCTGGCTTGCGCCTGTGGTTGTTCAGCGACCCGTATATGCGTGTGCCTCAGCGTATCGTCGGCGTTCGCGAAGGCGGCGGCGCCGTGGAGCTGGAAAAACTCGACGCACAATCGCGCATCGCGGTGCGCATGCCCAGTGCGGTGGCCGACTACCTGCGCAGTACGTATCCCAAACTCAACCTGCAAGGCGTGCCCATGGAGCGCCAGGCCCTGCAGTTACTGGTGAGCCAGCAGGCACGCTATGCGGTGGTGGATGAGGCGCAACTGAGCCGGTTGTCGGGCGAGGCGGAGTTCGCCGAGCTGGCGGTGGTCGGCGATATCGGCCTGCCGCAGCTGTTGCGGGTGGCCACGCGGCGCGAATGGCCGGAACTGGCGAGCATCCTGCAAAGTGCCCTGCGGGCGATACCCGCGCGTGACCTCGACCAGTTGCACAGCCGCTGGCTGCAACCCAAATACCCGCGCTTGTCGGAATCAATGAGCGTGTGGAAAAACCTCAGCCTGCTGCTGGGGCTGATGCTGTGTGCCAGCCTGGCGGGGTTGTTCTGGCAGCGTCGCCAGCAGCGCAGCCTGGAACACGACCTGCTGGCGGCGCGGGAAGAGAGCGCCGCACGCGCCGCCGGCGCCGAAGCCTTGCGGTTGACGCAGTTTTCCATCGATCAAAGTACGGTCGGCATCCTGTGGGTGAACTGGGACAGTCATGTGCGTTATGCCAACCGCGCCGCCGAAGGCATGCTCGGCTATGGCCCTGGCGCGTTGATCGAGCGGCCGCTGATCGACTTCGACCCGGCCCTGAGCATGGACCGCTGGCTCAACTTGTGGAAACGCGCGCGTGCCAGTGAAGAGGGCGCGCAGACTTTCGCCACCGATTGCCTGCGCGCCGACGGCAGTATCCTGCCCGCCGATGTGTCCTTGAGCTTTCTGCGCTTTGCCGAGGCCGAGTACCTGGTGGTCTACCTGACTGATGTCACCGAGCGCCGCCGTTATGTGGCCGCCTTGCTGCAGAGCGAGACCCAGTTGCGCGAATTGTCGGCCCACCTGGAAACGGTGCGCGAAGAAGAAAAGGCGCGTATCGCCCGCGAAGTGCACGACGAACTCGGCCAGATGCTCACCGTACTCAAACTGGAAACGTCCATGTGCGAACTGGCCTATGCGCAACTCGACCCAGGCCTGAACGAACGCTTGAACAGCATGAAGCGCCTGATCGCCCAGCTCTTCCAGCTGGTGCGGGATGTCGCCACCGCGCTGCGCCCGCCGATCCTCGATGCCGGCATCGCCTCGGCCATTGAATGGCAGGCCCGTCGCTTCGAGGCGCGCACGCAGATTCCTTGCCTGGTCAAGGTCCCGGAACACTCGCCGGTGCTCAGCGATGCCAAGGCCATCGGCCTGTTCCGCATCCTGCAGGAGGCGCTGACCAATGTGATGCGCCATGCCCAGGCGCACACTGTTGAGCTGACGCTGGAGGTGGACGGCCCGGACCTGCGCCTGACCATCAGCGATGACGGCATCGGTTTCGTGCAGGCGCAAGGGCGACCGGTATCCTTTGGCCTGGTCGGCATGCGTGAGCGGGTACTGATCATGGGCGGGCAGTTATCCCTGGTCAGTGAGTTGGGGGAGGGCACCACCCTGAGCGTTTCGGTGCCGTTGAATGCATAA
- a CDS encoding ABC transporter permease, with translation MLSPYMSPVERLWFYSLRILCGLILLFLILPVLVIIPLSFNSGSFLVYPLQGFSLQWYQDFFASAEWMRALKNSIIVAPAATLLAMVFGTLAAIGLTRGSFPGKALVMALVISPMVVPVVIIGVASYLFFAPLGLGNSFFSLIVVHAVLGVPFVIITVSATLQGFNHNLVRAAASLGASPLTAFRRVTLPLIAPGVISGALFAFATSFDEVVVTLFLAGPEQATLPRQMFSGIRENLSPTIAAAATLLIGFSVVLLLTLEWLRGRSEKLRTAQI, from the coding sequence ATGCTGAGCCCTTATATGTCCCCGGTGGAGCGGCTGTGGTTTTACAGCCTGCGGATTCTGTGTGGCCTGATCCTGCTGTTCCTGATTCTGCCCGTGCTGGTGATCATCCCGCTGTCGTTCAACAGCGGCAGTTTCCTGGTGTACCCGTTGCAGGGCTTTTCGCTGCAGTGGTATCAGGACTTCTTCGCGTCGGCCGAATGGATGCGCGCGCTGAAGAACAGCATCATCGTCGCCCCAGCGGCCACGCTGCTGGCCATGGTGTTCGGAACGCTGGCGGCGATTGGCCTGACCCGTGGCAGCTTCCCCGGCAAGGCCTTGGTAATGGCCCTGGTGATTTCGCCGATGGTGGTGCCGGTGGTGATCATCGGCGTGGCCAGCTACTTGTTCTTTGCCCCGCTGGGCCTGGGTAACAGCTTCTTCTCGCTGATCGTGGTGCATGCGGTGCTGGGTGTGCCGTTTGTGATCATCACCGTGTCGGCGACCTTGCAGGGTTTCAATCACAACCTGGTGCGGGCGGCGGCCAGCCTGGGCGCATCACCGTTGACCGCGTTTCGCCGAGTGACCTTGCCGCTGATCGCGCCGGGGGTGATTTCCGGCGCGCTGTTTGCTTTCGCCACTTCGTTCGATGAAGTGGTGGTGACGCTGTTCCTGGCCGGGCCGGAGCAAGCCACGTTGCCCAGGCAGATGTTCAGCGGCATCCGCGAAAACCTCAGCCCGACGATCGCGGCGGCGGCGACCTTGCTGATCGGGTTCTCGGTGGTGCTGTTACTGACCCTGGAATGGCTGCGTGGGCGCAGCGAAAAGCTACGCACTGCCCAAATCTGA
- a CDS encoding response regulator transcription factor, whose amino-acid sequence MIRVLVAEDHTIVREGIKQLIGLAKDLQVVGEAGNGEQLLETLRHVPCEVVLLDISMPGVNGLEAIARIRALNNPPAILVLSMHDEAQMAARALKVGAAGYATKDSDPALLLMAIRKVAAGGRYIDPDLADRMVFEVGLTDSRPLHSLLSEREFSVFERLAQGANVNDIALQLALSSKTISTHKARLMQKLNITSLAELVKYAMEHKLL is encoded by the coding sequence GTGATCCGCGTACTGGTAGCCGAAGACCACACCATTGTCCGAGAAGGCATCAAGCAATTGATCGGCCTAGCCAAAGACCTGCAGGTAGTGGGTGAGGCGGGCAATGGCGAGCAGTTGCTGGAGACGTTGCGCCATGTGCCCTGCGAAGTGGTGCTGCTGGATATCTCCATGCCCGGCGTGAATGGCCTGGAAGCCATCGCGCGCATTCGTGCGCTGAATAATCCGCCGGCCATCCTGGTGCTGTCCATGCACGATGAAGCGCAAATGGCCGCCCGAGCCCTGAAGGTTGGCGCCGCCGGTTATGCCACCAAGGACAGCGACCCGGCACTGCTGCTGATGGCGATTCGCAAGGTGGCAGCGGGCGGGCGCTATATCGACCCGGACCTGGCCGACCGCATGGTCTTCGAAGTCGGCCTGACGGACTCGCGGCCGTTGCATTCACTGCTGTCGGAACGCGAGTTCTCGGTGTTCGAACGTCTGGCCCAGGGTGCTAACGTCAATGACATCGCCCTGCAACTGGCCCTGAGCAGCAAAACCATCAGCACCCACAAGGCGCGCTTGATGCAAAAGCTCAATATCACCTCCCTGGCCGAGCTGGTGAAGTACGCCATGGAACACAAGCTGCTGTAG
- a CDS encoding ABC transporter substrate-binding protein codes for MLRSLKFSALAIGLMGAAQAMAGPDLTVVSFGGANKAAQVKAFYAPWESAGNGKIIAGEYNGEMAKVKAMVDTKSVSWDLVEVESPELSRGCDEDMFEPLDPKLFGNTADYVKGAIQPCGVGFFVWSTVLAYNADKLASAPTSWADFWDTKKFPGKRGLRKGAKYTLEFALMADGVAPKDVYTVLAGKDGQDRAFKKLDELKASIQWWEAGAQPPQYLASGDVVMSSAYNGRIAAVQKESNLKVVWNGGIYDFDAWAIPKGLAKDRAEAAKKFIAFSVQPQQQKTYSENIAYGPANTQAVPLLAKDVLKDMPTTPENIANQVQIDVSFWADNGEQLEQRFNSWAAK; via the coding sequence ATGTTGAGATCCCTTAAGTTTTCGGCCCTGGCTATCGGCTTGATGGGCGCGGCACAGGCCATGGCAGGCCCGGACCTGACCGTCGTCTCCTTTGGCGGCGCGAACAAGGCGGCCCAGGTCAAGGCCTTCTATGCACCGTGGGAAAGCGCGGGCAACGGCAAGATCATCGCGGGTGAATACAACGGTGAGATGGCCAAGGTCAAAGCCATGGTCGACACCAAGAGCGTGTCCTGGGACCTGGTGGAGGTGGAGTCGCCTGAACTCTCCCGTGGCTGCGACGAAGACATGTTCGAGCCTCTGGACCCGAAACTGTTCGGCAACACCGCCGACTACGTCAAAGGCGCGATCCAGCCGTGCGGTGTAGGCTTCTTCGTATGGTCGACAGTATTGGCCTATAACGCCGACAAGCTGGCCTCCGCACCCACCAGTTGGGCGGATTTCTGGGACACCAAGAAATTCCCCGGCAAGCGTGGCCTGCGCAAAGGCGCCAAGTACACCCTGGAATTCGCCTTGATGGCCGACGGCGTAGCGCCCAAGGACGTCTACACGGTGCTGGCCGGCAAAGACGGTCAGGACCGTGCGTTCAAGAAGCTTGATGAACTCAAGGCCTCGATCCAGTGGTGGGAAGCCGGTGCACAACCGCCGCAGTACCTCGCTTCGGGCGACGTGGTGATGAGCTCTGCCTATAACGGCCGCATCGCCGCCGTGCAGAAGGAAAGCAACCTCAAAGTGGTGTGGAACGGCGGCATCTACGACTTCGATGCCTGGGCCATTCCAAAGGGCCTGGCCAAGGATCGCGCCGAAGCGGCGAAGAAATTCATCGCCTTCTCGGTGCAGCCGCAGCAGCAGAAGACCTACTCCGAAAACATCGCCTACGGCCCGGCCAACACCCAGGCCGTCCCGTTGCTGGCCAAAGACGTGCTCAAGGACATGCCGACCACCCCGGAAAACATCGCCAACCAGGTGCAGATCGATGTGAGCTTCTGGGCCGATAACGGCGAGCAACTTGAGCAGCGCTTCAATTCCTGGGCAGCTAAATAA
- the rpe gene encoding ribulose-phosphate 3-epimerase: protein MQPFVIAPSILSADFARLGEEVDKVLAAGADFVHFDVMDNHYVPNLTIGPMVCAALRKYGITAPIDAHLMVSPVDRIVGDFIDAGATYITFHPEATLHVDRTLQLIREGGCKAGLVFNPATPLSVLEYVMDKVDMVLLMSVNPGFGGQKFIPGTLNKLREARALIDASGRDIRLEIDGGVNVNNIREIAAAGADTFVAGSAIFNAPDYQEVIAKMHAELALARP from the coding sequence ATGCAGCCCTTCGTCATTGCTCCATCGATTCTCTCCGCCGACTTCGCCCGCCTGGGCGAAGAAGTGGACAAGGTATTGGCCGCCGGTGCCGACTTCGTGCACTTCGACGTCATGGACAACCACTACGTGCCCAACCTGACCATCGGCCCGATGGTGTGCGCGGCGCTGCGCAAGTACGGGATCACCGCGCCCATCGACGCACACCTGATGGTCAGCCCGGTGGACCGCATCGTCGGCGACTTCATCGACGCCGGCGCGACGTACATCACCTTCCACCCTGAAGCCACGCTGCACGTCGACCGTACCCTGCAGTTGATCCGCGAGGGCGGCTGCAAGGCGGGCCTGGTGTTCAACCCGGCGACGCCCTTGAGCGTGCTGGAGTACGTGATGGACAAGGTCGACATGGTCTTGCTGATGAGCGTCAACCCAGGCTTTGGCGGGCAGAAGTTCATTCCCGGTACCCTGAACAAGCTGCGCGAAGCGCGGGCGCTGATCGATGCGTCGGGCCGCGATATCCGCCTGGAGATCGACGGCGGGGTCAACGTGAACAATATCCGTGAAATCGCGGCGGCTGGCGCCGACACTTTCGTGGCCGGCTCGGCGATCTTCAACGCCCCGGATTACCAGGAAGTGATCGCCAAGATGCATGCCGAACTGGCGCTGGCGCGTCCATGA
- a CDS encoding iron-containing alcohol dehydrogenase, whose protein sequence is MSTSSFKIAHKLLTGAGAIEQLGAELTRLDVDNPLIVTDAVLVKSGTVALALEHLGGRAYEIFDRVLPDPEIAIVEDCMQAYREGGHDGLIGLGGGSAIDIAKSVAAYAGYHGALADLFGVDQVPRKGPPLIAIPTTAGTGSEVTNVAILSDKAAQLKKGIVSDYLLPDVALISPQMTLTCPRSVTAASGVDALVHAIESYLSLNASPITDALAIGAIKLIAGALPKAYANPVNLQARDDMATASLMAGMAFGNAGVGAVHALAYPLGGRFNIAHGVSNALLLPYVMHWNKLACVERMRDIAQAMGVNVSALSVNEAADQAVEAMARLCAAVEIPSGLRSFGVPEAAIPAMAAEAAGIERLMRNNPRQLSAADIEKIYRAAY, encoded by the coding sequence ATGAGTACTTCCTCATTCAAGATCGCCCACAAACTGCTGACCGGCGCTGGCGCCATTGAGCAACTTGGCGCCGAGTTGACGCGCCTGGATGTGGACAACCCGCTGATCGTCACCGATGCCGTGCTGGTCAAGTCCGGCACGGTCGCACTGGCGCTTGAGCACCTGGGCGGGCGGGCGTACGAAATCTTCGACCGTGTACTGCCCGACCCGGAAATCGCCATTGTTGAAGATTGCATGCAAGCCTACCGCGAGGGCGGGCATGACGGCCTGATCGGCTTGGGCGGCGGCAGCGCCATCGACATCGCCAAGAGCGTGGCCGCTTACGCCGGTTACCACGGCGCGCTGGCGGACTTGTTCGGTGTCGACCAGGTGCCGCGCAAGGGCCCGCCGCTGATTGCAATCCCCACCACCGCCGGCACCGGCTCGGAGGTGACCAATGTGGCCATTCTTTCCGACAAGGCTGCACAGCTGAAAAAAGGCATCGTCAGCGACTACCTGCTGCCGGATGTCGCGCTGATCAGCCCGCAAATGACCCTGACCTGCCCACGCAGCGTCACCGCCGCCAGTGGCGTCGACGCGCTGGTGCATGCCATTGAGTCCTACCTGTCGCTGAACGCCTCGCCGATCACCGATGCCTTGGCGATTGGCGCGATCAAGCTGATTGCTGGCGCATTGCCCAAGGCTTACGCCAACCCGGTCAACCTGCAGGCCCGTGACGATATGGCCACCGCCAGCCTGATGGCCGGCATGGCCTTCGGGAACGCCGGTGTCGGCGCGGTGCATGCGCTGGCCTACCCGCTGGGCGGCCGTTTCAACATTGCCCACGGCGTGAGCAACGCATTGTTGCTGCCCTATGTGATGCACTGGAACAAGCTGGCCTGTGTCGAGCGTATGCGCGACATTGCCCAGGCCATGGGCGTGAATGTCAGCGCGCTGAGCGTCAATGAAGCCGCCGACCAGGCCGTCGAGGCGATGGCGCGCCTGTGCGCCGCGGTCGAGATTCCTTCGGGCCTGCGCAGTTTCGGCGTGCCTGAGGCGGCTATCCCGGCGATGGCGGCCGAGGCTGCGGGTATCGAGCGCCTGATGCGCAACAACCCGCGCCAGCTCAGCGCGGCCGATATCGAGAAAATCTACCGCGCTGCGTACTAG
- a CDS encoding ABC transporter permease, whose protein sequence is MALAIPTLKQRLARAERLNRWKAQALIAPLVLFLLLVFLVPIIALLYKSVGNPEVVGGLPRTVVAVTAWDGRGLPGEAVYQALTEDLGEARKNQTLGDLSKRLNMELAGYRSLLTKTARTLPFTEAPASYKAALESLDERWGDPAYWQAIRRNTSNLTPYYLLAAVDHRIDDLGEIAPATPDQAIYLDIFARTFWMGLVITVICLLLAYPLAYLLANLPARQSNLLMILVLLPFWTSILVRVAAWIVLLQSGGLINSALMGMGLIDAPLELVFNRTGVYISMVHILLPFMILPIYSVMKGISPTYMRAAISLGCHPFASFWRVYFPQTYAGVGAGCLLVFILAIGYYITPALLGSPNDQMVSYFVAFYTNTSINWGMATALGGLLLLATVLLYLIYNRLVGASRLRLS, encoded by the coding sequence ATGGCCCTCGCCATTCCCACCCTCAAGCAGCGTCTGGCCCGTGCCGAGCGGCTCAACCGCTGGAAGGCCCAGGCCTTGATTGCGCCATTGGTGCTGTTTTTGCTGCTGGTGTTCCTGGTGCCAATCATCGCGCTGCTCTACAAGAGCGTCGGTAACCCGGAGGTGGTGGGCGGCTTGCCGCGTACGGTGGTGGCGGTGACCGCCTGGGATGGCCGTGGCCTGCCCGGCGAGGCGGTGTACCAGGCGCTCACTGAAGACTTGGGCGAAGCGCGCAAAAACCAGACGTTGGGCGATCTGTCCAAACGCTTGAACATGGAACTGGCCGGTTATCGCAGCCTGCTGACCAAAACCGCGCGGACGCTGCCGTTTACCGAGGCGCCGGCTTCTTATAAAGCTGCGCTGGAAAGCCTCGACGAGCGTTGGGGCGACCCGGCGTACTGGCAGGCGATCCGGCGCAATACCAGCAACCTGACGCCTTACTACCTGCTGGCGGCCGTCGATCACCGTATCGACGACCTCGGCGAAATCGCGCCGGCGACGCCTGACCAGGCGATCTACCTAGATATCTTCGCCCGCACCTTCTGGATGGGCCTGGTGATCACCGTCATTTGCCTGCTGCTGGCCTATCCCCTGGCTTACCTGCTGGCCAACCTGCCGGCGCGCCAAAGCAACCTGCTAATGATCCTGGTACTGCTGCCATTCTGGACGTCGATTCTGGTGCGGGTGGCGGCGTGGATTGTATTGCTGCAATCCGGTGGCCTGATCAATAGCGCCCTGATGGGCATGGGCCTGATCGACGCGCCGCTGGAGTTGGTGTTCAACCGTACCGGCGTGTACATCTCCATGGTGCATATCCTGCTGCCGTTCATGATTCTGCCGATCTACAGCGTGATGAAAGGCATCTCGCCGACGTACATGCGTGCGGCGATTTCCCTGGGCTGTCACCCGTTCGCCAGCTTCTGGCGCGTGTACTTCCCGCAAACCTACGCCGGTGTCGGCGCCGGTTGCCTGTTGGTGTTCATCCTGGCGATTGGTTACTACATCACCCCGGCCTTGCTGGGCAGCCCGAACGACCAGATGGTCAGCTACTTCGTGGCCTTCTATACCAACACCAGCATCAACTGGGGCATGGCCACGGCGTTGGGCGGCTTGCTGCTGCTGGCGACGGTGCTGCTGTACCTGATCTACAACCGGCTGGTGGGCGCCAGCCGCCTGCGCCTGAGCTGA
- a CDS encoding ABC transporter ATP-binding protein: MSEADSNDVLVSFRGVQKSYDGENLIVKDLNLEIRKGEFLTLLGPSGSGKTTSLMMLAGFETPTAGEIQLAGRSINNVPPHKRDIGMVFQNYALFPHMTVAENLAFPLSVRGLSKTDISERVKRVLSMVQLDAFAQRYPAQLSGGQQQRVALARALVFEPQLVLMDEPLGALDKQLREHMQMEIKHLHQRLGVTVVYVTHDQGEALTMSDRVAVFHQGEIQQIAAPRTLYEEPKNTFVANFIGENNRLNGRLYSHTGERCVVELARGEKVEALAVNVGQVGGPVTLSVRPERVSLNGASDSCINRFSGRVAEFIYLGDHVRVRLEVCGKSDFFVKQPIAELDPALAVGDVVPIGWQVEHVRALDPLLEAN; encoded by the coding sequence ATGAGCGAGGCGGATTCAAATGATGTGCTGGTCAGCTTTCGTGGCGTGCAGAAAAGCTACGATGGCGAGAACCTGATCGTCAAAGACCTCAACCTGGAGATTCGCAAGGGCGAGTTCCTCACCCTGCTCGGGCCGTCCGGTTCGGGCAAGACCACCAGCCTGATGATGCTGGCCGGCTTTGAAACGCCCACCGCCGGTGAAATCCAGCTGGCCGGGCGCTCGATCAACAACGTGCCGCCGCACAAGCGTGATATCGGCATGGTGTTCCAGAACTACGCCTTGTTTCCGCATATGACCGTGGCCGAAAACCTGGCATTCCCCTTGTCTGTGCGCGGCTTGAGCAAGACCGACATCAGTGAGCGGGTCAAGCGCGTACTGAGCATGGTTCAGCTCGACGCCTTCGCCCAGCGCTACCCGGCGCAATTGTCCGGGGGCCAGCAACAGCGGGTGGCATTGGCCCGGGCGCTGGTGTTCGAGCCGCAACTGGTGCTGATGGACGAACCCCTCGGCGCCCTCGACAAGCAACTGCGCGAACACATGCAGATGGAAATCAAGCACCTGCACCAGCGGCTCGGCGTCACCGTGGTGTATGTGACCCACGACCAGGGCGAAGCCTTGACCATGTCCGACCGCGTGGCGGTGTTCCACCAGGGCGAAATCCAGCAGATCGCTGCGCCGCGCACCCTGTACGAAGAACCGAAAAACACCTTCGTGGCCAACTTCATCGGCGAAAACAACCGCCTCAATGGCCGCCTGTACAGCCACACCGGCGAGCGCTGTGTGGTGGAGCTGGCGCGGGGCGAGAAGGTCGAGGCGCTGGCGGTGAACGTCGGCCAGGTCGGCGGCCCGGTCACTTTGTCGGTGCGTCCGGAACGCGTCAGCCTCAACGGCGCGAGTGACAGCTGCATCAACCGCTTTTCCGGGCGAGTGGCGGAGTTCATCTACCTGGGCGACCACGTGCGCGTGCGCCTGGAAGTCTGCGGCAAGAGCGATTTTTTCGTGAAACAACCGATCGCCGAGCTGGACCCGGCCCTGGCGGTCGGCGACGTAGTACCGATTGGCTGGCAAGTCGAGCACGTTCGCGCACTCGACCCACTTCTAGAGGCGAATTGA
- a CDS encoding phosphoglycolate phosphatase, with the protein MSGFEQLFPGKLPRLVMFDLDGTLIDSVPDLAAAVDQMLLKLGRKPAGIEAVREWVGNGAPMLVRRALAGNIDATGVDEVEAERALELFNAAYESSHELTVVYPGVRDTLKWLSKQGVEMALITNKPERFVAPLLDQMKIGRYFRWIIGGDTLPQKKPDPAALFFVMKMANIPASQSLFVGDSRSDVLAAKAAGVQCVALSYGYNHGRPIAEESPALVIDDLRLLIPGCLGAGAEITLPDIDPSPSGNAIVVVTRKLWMKVIKALARWRWRA; encoded by the coding sequence ATGAGCGGCTTTGAGCAGTTGTTCCCCGGCAAATTGCCACGGCTGGTGATGTTCGATCTGGACGGTACCTTGATCGACTCGGTACCCGACCTGGCGGCGGCGGTGGACCAGATGCTGCTCAAACTGGGGCGCAAGCCTGCGGGGATCGAGGCGGTGCGCGAATGGGTCGGCAACGGCGCGCCGATGTTGGTGCGGCGGGCGTTGGCCGGCAACATCGACGCCACCGGCGTGGATGAAGTGGAAGCCGAACGCGCCCTGGAGTTGTTCAACGCCGCCTATGAAAGCAGCCACGAACTGACGGTGGTGTATCCCGGCGTGCGTGACACCCTCAAGTGGTTGAGCAAGCAGGGCGTGGAAATGGCCTTGATCACCAACAAGCCGGAGCGCTTCGTCGCGCCGCTGTTGGACCAGATGAAGATCGGCCGGTATTTTCGCTGGATCATCGGCGGCGATACCCTGCCGCAGAAGAAGCCCGACCCGGCGGCACTGTTCTTCGTGATGAAAATGGCGAATATTCCGGCGTCCCAATCGTTGTTCGTCGGCGATTCACGCAGCGATGTGCTGGCGGCAAAAGCTGCTGGGGTGCAGTGCGTGGCCTTGAGCTACGGCTACAACCACGGCCGTCCGATTGCAGAAGAATCGCCGGCGCTGGTCATCGACGACCTGCGCCTGTTAATCCCCGGTTGCCTGGGCGCGGGCGCTGAGATAACGTTGCCCGACATCGACCCGTCCCCTTCTGGAAATGCCATCGTGGTGGTCACTCGCAAACTCTGGATGAAAGTCATCAAGGCCCTGGCCCGCTGGCGTTGGCGCGCCTGA